The Tripterygium wilfordii isolate XIE 37 chromosome 4, ASM1340144v1, whole genome shotgun sequence genome has a window encoding:
- the LOC119996116 gene encoding uncharacterized protein LOC119996116: MEGICCSSSSSSKAQFKATISLLTHHCFSTSKFCPVSFVPVFWRSKRDCKRRTTAASLRTTAFMVEEAIEKPTSREAMPKIDKSGRFCSPRAARELALLICYAACLEGSDPIRLFEKRMNIRRESGYEFDKASLLEYNHMSFGGPPVKVETVEEADELVRCDEKQSAIEAEVLSAPPKLVYSKLLLRFTRKLLVAIVDRWNNHVLVIDKIAPPNWKNEPAGRILELCILHLAMSEIAVLGTRHPIVINEAVDLAKRFCDGAAPRIINGCLRTFVKDFTMAGGGEALEAKQQIAVEV, from the exons ATGGAGGGAATCtgctgctcttcttcttcttcctcaaaagCCCAATTCAAAGCGACCATTTCTTTGCTTACCCACCACTGTTTCAGCACTTCGAAATTCTGCCCCGTCAGTTTCGTTCCCGTGTTCTGGCGGTCCAAAAGGGACTGCAAGCGGCGGACCACGGCAGCCTCTCTCCGAACCACCGCGTTCATGGTCGAGGAAGCCATTGAGAAACCGACTTCTAGAGAAGCCATGCCCAAGATTGACAAGAGCGGCCGGTTTTGCAGCCCCAGAGCCGCCAGAGAACTCGCTCT ATTAATCTGTTACGCGGCTTGTCTGGAAGGGTCCGACCCGATTAGACTATTCGAGAAGCGAATGAACATAAGAAGAG AATCTGGGTATGAATTTGACAAGGCATCGCTGTTGGAGTACAATCACATGAGTTTTGGCGGACCTCCTGTCAAGGTGGAGACAGTTGAAGAAGCTGATGAGCTTGTGCGCTGTGACGAAAAACAGTCTGCAATTG AAGCAGAAGTCCTTTCAGCTCCTCCAAAGTTGGTTTATAGCAAACTACTTTTGCG TTTCACCAGGAAACTCTTGGTTGCTATTGTGGATAGGTGGAACAATCACGTGCTTGTAATTGACAAAATTGCCCCACCAAATTGGAAG AATGAGCCGGCAGGCAGAATTTTGGAGCTCTGTATCCTTCACTTAGCCATGTCAGAAATAGCTGTACTTGGAACAAGGCACCCGATTGTCATAAACGAG GCTGTTGATCTTGCAAAACGGTTCTGTGATGGGGCAGCACCACGCATAATCAATGGTTGTCTCAGGACCTTTGTGAAGGATTTCACAATGGCTGGGGGAGGTGAGGCTCTAGAGGCTAAGCAACAAATAGCAGTAGAAGTTTAA
- the LOC119997367 gene encoding YTH domain-containing protein ECT2-like isoform X3, translated as MATVAPIADQAAGWLQNLTLDSQAKTFEIPEPKTKPSANQFGSVDLTKVPNGQNQSFEQSATPLLSEYSDPSMCYLQNGYPSAYYYGGYNGIGREWDNYMRYVNQDGVDMIHGIYGENGSVLYHQGFGYPPYGLYSPETSPVPAIGNDGQLYGPQHYQYPHYFQPMTPSSGPLTSSLVNPSQGELSTSGTADQKPLPVEAVKGNSNSIGGGGGVFKGNNVSVPFKPAYQNTCNSNNIYVRSALPIGVPPSGYQDPRFGYDGARSPIPWLDGFSDGLHRPVTNHGMTPSYPKVNNIQSSRNQNFRPNSQFMGLHHPSPMSGMGSAHGFVNRMYPNKLYGQYANSFRSGMGVESGGYDSQTNGRGWLAVDGKYRPKGRGGYFGYGNENADGLNELNRGPRAKSSKNHKGFAPNIDENENASVAPYREPYNIAYFPEDYSDAKFFIIKSYSEDNVHKSIKYNVWASTPDGNKKLDAAYKESQQKSGGCPVFLFFSVNTSGQFVGLAEMVGPVDFNKNVEYWQQDKWTGCFAVKWHIVKDVPNSLLKHITLENNENKPVTNSRDTQEVKLEHGLKMIKIFKDHSSKTCILDDFTFYEARQKTILEKKAKQQQFQKQVWEGRANVEKIEEAIDSQKPLEAVSDVRKDATTIAQPNGDFKHPENGSVGKAGDGLKGSKPVLSEKNI; from the exons ATGGCCACAGTTGCTCCTATTGCCGATC AAGCTGCAGGATGGCTGCAAAATTTAACGCTAGATTCTCAGGCAAAGACTTTTGAAATTCCTGAGCCCAAAACGAAG CCTTCTGCTAATCAATTTGGCTCTGTTGATCTGACCAAAGTTCCAAATGGTCAGAATCAGTCTTTTGAGCAATCTGCGACTCCGTTGCTTTCTGAATATTCTGATCCATCCATGTGCTATCTTCAAAATGGCTATCCGTCTGCATATTACTATGGTG GCTACAATGGTATTGGCAGGGAGTGGGACAACTATATGCGATATGTGAATCAAGATGGAGTTGATATGATTCAT GGGATTTATGGGGAAAATGGGTCTGTCCTGTATCACCAGGGATTTGGGTATCCGCCATATGGTCTGTATTCACCGGAAACTTCACCTGTTCCGGCCATAGGTAATGATGGACAGCTATATGGGCCTCAACATTACCAATATCCTCACTATTTCCAACCAATGACTCCAAGCAGTGGGCCATTAACTTCTAGTCTAGTCAATCCTTCACAGGGGGAGCTCTCCACGTCAGGAACTGCTGACCAGAAGCCTTTACCTGTCGAAGCAGTGAAAGGGAACTCTAATAGCATTGGCGGTGGTGGTGGGGTTTTCAAGGGAAACAATGTTTCAGTCCCCTTTAAACCAGCTTATCAAAATACCTGTAATTCAAATAATATTTATGTTAGAAGTGCTCTGCCCATTGGTGTTCCTCCTTCTGGTTATCAAGATCCAAGATTTGGTTACGATGGGGCTCGCTCGCCTATCCCTTGGCTAGATGGCTTTTCAGATGGTTTGCATAGGCCTGTGACTAACCATGGGATGACTCCTTCGTATCCAAAGGTCAACAACATTCAATCTTCAAGGAATCAGAATTTCCGTCCAAATTCCCAATTTATG GGTTTGCACCATCCCAGTCCAATGTCTGGCATGGGTTCAGCTCATGGCTTTGTGAACAGGATGTACCCAAACAAATTATATGGTCAATATGCAAACTCATTTAGGTCTGGTATGGGAGTTGAATCTGGTGGTTATGATTCGCAAACAAATGGACGTGGATGGTTGGCTGTTGATGGCAAGTATAGACCCAAGGGGCGTGGTGGTTACTTTGGTTATGGCAACGAGAATGCTGACGGATTGAATGAGCTGAACAGGGGACCTAGAGCCAAGAGTTCAAAGAACCATAAAGGTTTTGCTCCCAACATCGATGAGAATGAAAATGCTTCTGTAGCTCCATACAGGGAACCATATAACATTGCATATTTCCCTGAGGATTATAGTGATGCCAAGTTCTTCATAATCAAGTCCTACAGTGAGGATAATGTCCACAAGAGCATCAAGTATAATGTCTGGGCCAGTACGCCCGATGGAAACAAAAAGCTTGATGCTGCTTACAAGGAGTCTCAGCAGAAATCTGGAGGCTGCCCtgtatttcttttcttctcg GTAAATACCAGTGGGCAATTTGTTGGTCTTGCGGAGATGGTGGGGCCAGTTGATTTTAACAAGAATGTAGAGTATTGGCAACAAGACAAGTGGACTGGCTGTTTTGCTGTGAAGTGGCATATTGTAAAGGATGTGCCAAACAGTTTATTGAAGCACATTACCcttgaaaacaatgaaaataagCCCGTTACTAACAGCCGAGACACTCAAGAG GTCAAGTTAGAACATGGGCTTAAAATGATCAAAATATTTAAAGACCATTCCAGTAAAACGTGCATTTTAGATGATTTTACCTTTTATGAGGCTCGGCAGAAGACAATCCTGGAGAAGAAGGCTAAGCAACAGCAGTTCCAGAAACAG GTTTGGGAAGGAAGAGCCAACGTGGAAAAGATAGAAGAGGCAATTGATTCTCAGAAACCGTTGGAGGCTGTATCTGATGTAAGAAAGGATGCTACTACTATTGCTCAACCTAATGGAGACTTCAAGCATCCTGAGAATGGCTCCGTTGGAAAAGCTGGAGATGGCTTAAAGGGTAGCAAACCAGTTTTGTCAGAGAAGAATATATAG
- the LOC119997367 gene encoding YTH domain-containing protein ECT2-like isoform X2, with translation MATVAPIADPAGWLQNLTLDSQAKTFEIPEPKTKVNMQPSANQFGSVDLTKVPNGQNQSFEQSATPLLSEYSDPSMCYLQNGYPSAYYYGGYNGIGREWDNYMRYVNQDGVDMIHGIYGENGSVLYHQGFGYPPYGLYSPETSPVPAIGNDGQLYGPQHYQYPHYFQPMTPSSGPLTSSLVNPSQGELSTSGTADQKPLPVEAVKGNSNSIGGGGGVFKGNNVSVPFKPAYQNTCNSNNIYVRSALPIGVPPSGYQDPRFGYDGARSPIPWLDGFSDGLHRPVTNHGMTPSYPKVNNIQSSRNQNFRPNSQFMGLHHPSPMSGMGSAHGFVNRMYPNKLYGQYANSFRSGMGVESGGYDSQTNGRGWLAVDGKYRPKGRGGYFGYGNENADGLNELNRGPRAKSSKNHKGFAPNIDENENASVAPYREPYNIAYFPEDYSDAKFFIIKSYSEDNVHKSIKYNVWASTPDGNKKLDAAYKESQQKSGGCPVFLFFSVNTSGQFVGLAEMVGPVDFNKNVEYWQQDKWTGCFAVKWHIVKDVPNSLLKHITLENNENKPVTNSRDTQEVKLEHGLKMIKIFKDHSSKTCILDDFTFYEARQKTILEKKAKQQQFQKQVWEGRANVEKIEEAIDSQKPLEAVSDVRKDATTIAQPNGDFKHPENGSVGKAGDGLKGSKPVLSEKNI, from the exons ATGGCCACAGTTGCTCCTATTGCCGATC CTGCAGGATGGCTGCAAAATTTAACGCTAGATTCTCAGGCAAAGACTTTTGAAATTCCTGAGCCCAAAACGAAGGTAAATATGCag CCTTCTGCTAATCAATTTGGCTCTGTTGATCTGACCAAAGTTCCAAATGGTCAGAATCAGTCTTTTGAGCAATCTGCGACTCCGTTGCTTTCTGAATATTCTGATCCATCCATGTGCTATCTTCAAAATGGCTATCCGTCTGCATATTACTATGGTG GCTACAATGGTATTGGCAGGGAGTGGGACAACTATATGCGATATGTGAATCAAGATGGAGTTGATATGATTCAT GGGATTTATGGGGAAAATGGGTCTGTCCTGTATCACCAGGGATTTGGGTATCCGCCATATGGTCTGTATTCACCGGAAACTTCACCTGTTCCGGCCATAGGTAATGATGGACAGCTATATGGGCCTCAACATTACCAATATCCTCACTATTTCCAACCAATGACTCCAAGCAGTGGGCCATTAACTTCTAGTCTAGTCAATCCTTCACAGGGGGAGCTCTCCACGTCAGGAACTGCTGACCAGAAGCCTTTACCTGTCGAAGCAGTGAAAGGGAACTCTAATAGCATTGGCGGTGGTGGTGGGGTTTTCAAGGGAAACAATGTTTCAGTCCCCTTTAAACCAGCTTATCAAAATACCTGTAATTCAAATAATATTTATGTTAGAAGTGCTCTGCCCATTGGTGTTCCTCCTTCTGGTTATCAAGATCCAAGATTTGGTTACGATGGGGCTCGCTCGCCTATCCCTTGGCTAGATGGCTTTTCAGATGGTTTGCATAGGCCTGTGACTAACCATGGGATGACTCCTTCGTATCCAAAGGTCAACAACATTCAATCTTCAAGGAATCAGAATTTCCGTCCAAATTCCCAATTTATG GGTTTGCACCATCCCAGTCCAATGTCTGGCATGGGTTCAGCTCATGGCTTTGTGAACAGGATGTACCCAAACAAATTATATGGTCAATATGCAAACTCATTTAGGTCTGGTATGGGAGTTGAATCTGGTGGTTATGATTCGCAAACAAATGGACGTGGATGGTTGGCTGTTGATGGCAAGTATAGACCCAAGGGGCGTGGTGGTTACTTTGGTTATGGCAACGAGAATGCTGACGGATTGAATGAGCTGAACAGGGGACCTAGAGCCAAGAGTTCAAAGAACCATAAAGGTTTTGCTCCCAACATCGATGAGAATGAAAATGCTTCTGTAGCTCCATACAGGGAACCATATAACATTGCATATTTCCCTGAGGATTATAGTGATGCCAAGTTCTTCATAATCAAGTCCTACAGTGAGGATAATGTCCACAAGAGCATCAAGTATAATGTCTGGGCCAGTACGCCCGATGGAAACAAAAAGCTTGATGCTGCTTACAAGGAGTCTCAGCAGAAATCTGGAGGCTGCCCtgtatttcttttcttctcg GTAAATACCAGTGGGCAATTTGTTGGTCTTGCGGAGATGGTGGGGCCAGTTGATTTTAACAAGAATGTAGAGTATTGGCAACAAGACAAGTGGACTGGCTGTTTTGCTGTGAAGTGGCATATTGTAAAGGATGTGCCAAACAGTTTATTGAAGCACATTACCcttgaaaacaatgaaaataagCCCGTTACTAACAGCCGAGACACTCAAGAG GTCAAGTTAGAACATGGGCTTAAAATGATCAAAATATTTAAAGACCATTCCAGTAAAACGTGCATTTTAGATGATTTTACCTTTTATGAGGCTCGGCAGAAGACAATCCTGGAGAAGAAGGCTAAGCAACAGCAGTTCCAGAAACAG GTTTGGGAAGGAAGAGCCAACGTGGAAAAGATAGAAGAGGCAATTGATTCTCAGAAACCGTTGGAGGCTGTATCTGATGTAAGAAAGGATGCTACTACTATTGCTCAACCTAATGGAGACTTCAAGCATCCTGAGAATGGCTCCGTTGGAAAAGCTGGAGATGGCTTAAAGGGTAGCAAACCAGTTTTGTCAGAGAAGAATATATAG
- the LOC119997367 gene encoding YTH domain-containing protein ECT2-like isoform X4, with protein MATVAPIADPAGWLQNLTLDSQAKTFEIPEPKTKPSANQFGSVDLTKVPNGQNQSFEQSATPLLSEYSDPSMCYLQNGYPSAYYYGGYNGIGREWDNYMRYVNQDGVDMIHGIYGENGSVLYHQGFGYPPYGLYSPETSPVPAIGNDGQLYGPQHYQYPHYFQPMTPSSGPLTSSLVNPSQGELSTSGTADQKPLPVEAVKGNSNSIGGGGGVFKGNNVSVPFKPAYQNTCNSNNIYVRSALPIGVPPSGYQDPRFGYDGARSPIPWLDGFSDGLHRPVTNHGMTPSYPKVNNIQSSRNQNFRPNSQFMGLHHPSPMSGMGSAHGFVNRMYPNKLYGQYANSFRSGMGVESGGYDSQTNGRGWLAVDGKYRPKGRGGYFGYGNENADGLNELNRGPRAKSSKNHKGFAPNIDENENASVAPYREPYNIAYFPEDYSDAKFFIIKSYSEDNVHKSIKYNVWASTPDGNKKLDAAYKESQQKSGGCPVFLFFSVNTSGQFVGLAEMVGPVDFNKNVEYWQQDKWTGCFAVKWHIVKDVPNSLLKHITLENNENKPVTNSRDTQEVKLEHGLKMIKIFKDHSSKTCILDDFTFYEARQKTILEKKAKQQQFQKQVWEGRANVEKIEEAIDSQKPLEAVSDVRKDATTIAQPNGDFKHPENGSVGKAGDGLKGSKPVLSEKNI; from the exons ATGGCCACAGTTGCTCCTATTGCCGATC CTGCAGGATGGCTGCAAAATTTAACGCTAGATTCTCAGGCAAAGACTTTTGAAATTCCTGAGCCCAAAACGAAG CCTTCTGCTAATCAATTTGGCTCTGTTGATCTGACCAAAGTTCCAAATGGTCAGAATCAGTCTTTTGAGCAATCTGCGACTCCGTTGCTTTCTGAATATTCTGATCCATCCATGTGCTATCTTCAAAATGGCTATCCGTCTGCATATTACTATGGTG GCTACAATGGTATTGGCAGGGAGTGGGACAACTATATGCGATATGTGAATCAAGATGGAGTTGATATGATTCAT GGGATTTATGGGGAAAATGGGTCTGTCCTGTATCACCAGGGATTTGGGTATCCGCCATATGGTCTGTATTCACCGGAAACTTCACCTGTTCCGGCCATAGGTAATGATGGACAGCTATATGGGCCTCAACATTACCAATATCCTCACTATTTCCAACCAATGACTCCAAGCAGTGGGCCATTAACTTCTAGTCTAGTCAATCCTTCACAGGGGGAGCTCTCCACGTCAGGAACTGCTGACCAGAAGCCTTTACCTGTCGAAGCAGTGAAAGGGAACTCTAATAGCATTGGCGGTGGTGGTGGGGTTTTCAAGGGAAACAATGTTTCAGTCCCCTTTAAACCAGCTTATCAAAATACCTGTAATTCAAATAATATTTATGTTAGAAGTGCTCTGCCCATTGGTGTTCCTCCTTCTGGTTATCAAGATCCAAGATTTGGTTACGATGGGGCTCGCTCGCCTATCCCTTGGCTAGATGGCTTTTCAGATGGTTTGCATAGGCCTGTGACTAACCATGGGATGACTCCTTCGTATCCAAAGGTCAACAACATTCAATCTTCAAGGAATCAGAATTTCCGTCCAAATTCCCAATTTATG GGTTTGCACCATCCCAGTCCAATGTCTGGCATGGGTTCAGCTCATGGCTTTGTGAACAGGATGTACCCAAACAAATTATATGGTCAATATGCAAACTCATTTAGGTCTGGTATGGGAGTTGAATCTGGTGGTTATGATTCGCAAACAAATGGACGTGGATGGTTGGCTGTTGATGGCAAGTATAGACCCAAGGGGCGTGGTGGTTACTTTGGTTATGGCAACGAGAATGCTGACGGATTGAATGAGCTGAACAGGGGACCTAGAGCCAAGAGTTCAAAGAACCATAAAGGTTTTGCTCCCAACATCGATGAGAATGAAAATGCTTCTGTAGCTCCATACAGGGAACCATATAACATTGCATATTTCCCTGAGGATTATAGTGATGCCAAGTTCTTCATAATCAAGTCCTACAGTGAGGATAATGTCCACAAGAGCATCAAGTATAATGTCTGGGCCAGTACGCCCGATGGAAACAAAAAGCTTGATGCTGCTTACAAGGAGTCTCAGCAGAAATCTGGAGGCTGCCCtgtatttcttttcttctcg GTAAATACCAGTGGGCAATTTGTTGGTCTTGCGGAGATGGTGGGGCCAGTTGATTTTAACAAGAATGTAGAGTATTGGCAACAAGACAAGTGGACTGGCTGTTTTGCTGTGAAGTGGCATATTGTAAAGGATGTGCCAAACAGTTTATTGAAGCACATTACCcttgaaaacaatgaaaataagCCCGTTACTAACAGCCGAGACACTCAAGAG GTCAAGTTAGAACATGGGCTTAAAATGATCAAAATATTTAAAGACCATTCCAGTAAAACGTGCATTTTAGATGATTTTACCTTTTATGAGGCTCGGCAGAAGACAATCCTGGAGAAGAAGGCTAAGCAACAGCAGTTCCAGAAACAG GTTTGGGAAGGAAGAGCCAACGTGGAAAAGATAGAAGAGGCAATTGATTCTCAGAAACCGTTGGAGGCTGTATCTGATGTAAGAAAGGATGCTACTACTATTGCTCAACCTAATGGAGACTTCAAGCATCCTGAGAATGGCTCCGTTGGAAAAGCTGGAGATGGCTTAAAGGGTAGCAAACCAGTTTTGTCAGAGAAGAATATATAG
- the LOC119997367 gene encoding YTH domain-containing protein ECT2-like isoform X1, which produces MATVAPIADQAAGWLQNLTLDSQAKTFEIPEPKTKVNMQPSANQFGSVDLTKVPNGQNQSFEQSATPLLSEYSDPSMCYLQNGYPSAYYYGGYNGIGREWDNYMRYVNQDGVDMIHGIYGENGSVLYHQGFGYPPYGLYSPETSPVPAIGNDGQLYGPQHYQYPHYFQPMTPSSGPLTSSLVNPSQGELSTSGTADQKPLPVEAVKGNSNSIGGGGGVFKGNNVSVPFKPAYQNTCNSNNIYVRSALPIGVPPSGYQDPRFGYDGARSPIPWLDGFSDGLHRPVTNHGMTPSYPKVNNIQSSRNQNFRPNSQFMGLHHPSPMSGMGSAHGFVNRMYPNKLYGQYANSFRSGMGVESGGYDSQTNGRGWLAVDGKYRPKGRGGYFGYGNENADGLNELNRGPRAKSSKNHKGFAPNIDENENASVAPYREPYNIAYFPEDYSDAKFFIIKSYSEDNVHKSIKYNVWASTPDGNKKLDAAYKESQQKSGGCPVFLFFSVNTSGQFVGLAEMVGPVDFNKNVEYWQQDKWTGCFAVKWHIVKDVPNSLLKHITLENNENKPVTNSRDTQEVKLEHGLKMIKIFKDHSSKTCILDDFTFYEARQKTILEKKAKQQQFQKQVWEGRANVEKIEEAIDSQKPLEAVSDVRKDATTIAQPNGDFKHPENGSVGKAGDGLKGSKPVLSEKNI; this is translated from the exons ATGGCCACAGTTGCTCCTATTGCCGATC AAGCTGCAGGATGGCTGCAAAATTTAACGCTAGATTCTCAGGCAAAGACTTTTGAAATTCCTGAGCCCAAAACGAAGGTAAATATGCag CCTTCTGCTAATCAATTTGGCTCTGTTGATCTGACCAAAGTTCCAAATGGTCAGAATCAGTCTTTTGAGCAATCTGCGACTCCGTTGCTTTCTGAATATTCTGATCCATCCATGTGCTATCTTCAAAATGGCTATCCGTCTGCATATTACTATGGTG GCTACAATGGTATTGGCAGGGAGTGGGACAACTATATGCGATATGTGAATCAAGATGGAGTTGATATGATTCAT GGGATTTATGGGGAAAATGGGTCTGTCCTGTATCACCAGGGATTTGGGTATCCGCCATATGGTCTGTATTCACCGGAAACTTCACCTGTTCCGGCCATAGGTAATGATGGACAGCTATATGGGCCTCAACATTACCAATATCCTCACTATTTCCAACCAATGACTCCAAGCAGTGGGCCATTAACTTCTAGTCTAGTCAATCCTTCACAGGGGGAGCTCTCCACGTCAGGAACTGCTGACCAGAAGCCTTTACCTGTCGAAGCAGTGAAAGGGAACTCTAATAGCATTGGCGGTGGTGGTGGGGTTTTCAAGGGAAACAATGTTTCAGTCCCCTTTAAACCAGCTTATCAAAATACCTGTAATTCAAATAATATTTATGTTAGAAGTGCTCTGCCCATTGGTGTTCCTCCTTCTGGTTATCAAGATCCAAGATTTGGTTACGATGGGGCTCGCTCGCCTATCCCTTGGCTAGATGGCTTTTCAGATGGTTTGCATAGGCCTGTGACTAACCATGGGATGACTCCTTCGTATCCAAAGGTCAACAACATTCAATCTTCAAGGAATCAGAATTTCCGTCCAAATTCCCAATTTATG GGTTTGCACCATCCCAGTCCAATGTCTGGCATGGGTTCAGCTCATGGCTTTGTGAACAGGATGTACCCAAACAAATTATATGGTCAATATGCAAACTCATTTAGGTCTGGTATGGGAGTTGAATCTGGTGGTTATGATTCGCAAACAAATGGACGTGGATGGTTGGCTGTTGATGGCAAGTATAGACCCAAGGGGCGTGGTGGTTACTTTGGTTATGGCAACGAGAATGCTGACGGATTGAATGAGCTGAACAGGGGACCTAGAGCCAAGAGTTCAAAGAACCATAAAGGTTTTGCTCCCAACATCGATGAGAATGAAAATGCTTCTGTAGCTCCATACAGGGAACCATATAACATTGCATATTTCCCTGAGGATTATAGTGATGCCAAGTTCTTCATAATCAAGTCCTACAGTGAGGATAATGTCCACAAGAGCATCAAGTATAATGTCTGGGCCAGTACGCCCGATGGAAACAAAAAGCTTGATGCTGCTTACAAGGAGTCTCAGCAGAAATCTGGAGGCTGCCCtgtatttcttttcttctcg GTAAATACCAGTGGGCAATTTGTTGGTCTTGCGGAGATGGTGGGGCCAGTTGATTTTAACAAGAATGTAGAGTATTGGCAACAAGACAAGTGGACTGGCTGTTTTGCTGTGAAGTGGCATATTGTAAAGGATGTGCCAAACAGTTTATTGAAGCACATTACCcttgaaaacaatgaaaataagCCCGTTACTAACAGCCGAGACACTCAAGAG GTCAAGTTAGAACATGGGCTTAAAATGATCAAAATATTTAAAGACCATTCCAGTAAAACGTGCATTTTAGATGATTTTACCTTTTATGAGGCTCGGCAGAAGACAATCCTGGAGAAGAAGGCTAAGCAACAGCAGTTCCAGAAACAG GTTTGGGAAGGAAGAGCCAACGTGGAAAAGATAGAAGAGGCAATTGATTCTCAGAAACCGTTGGAGGCTGTATCTGATGTAAGAAAGGATGCTACTACTATTGCTCAACCTAATGGAGACTTCAAGCATCCTGAGAATGGCTCCGTTGGAAAAGCTGGAGATGGCTTAAAGGGTAGCAAACCAGTTTTGTCAGAGAAGAATATATAG